From a region of the Tachypleus tridentatus isolate NWPU-2018 chromosome 1, ASM421037v1, whole genome shotgun sequence genome:
- the LOC143258167 gene encoding uncharacterized protein LOC143258167: MTDRNNHVHYNTVQNYPLSFKASEKPNNSGSLKRRLNIFSPPITPDYVGKSRASKSSYPFQDVKFASVKNVRTRPRVVVYPWETYINIQEPIHENGLEEKVPPTASASGLAHCKCGLAIRSSTCSRGSRYSCRCWSPHASQNTFQEPQVFPRRKSILPEKVDLYAVSEENCDNEKHGNGLHSRHGKVSGSRKSKQDNHPKPSPHVSFIKTIDRKGPFNSVSSRKSILECDVTAYDLVKEYMGSLSTPEIDSDTDDDLSDNAIELKTSKKHDTERRIRENRDRKIVEHIQGQQNVFYPFLPQPSTRSSSSFADSNYNSWSDRCTPESSSSSIPDPDYENDKHSNEVSYLTNRLKNFKVSYLSPLAQKFREKPYVEKNTFQENIHIFPSSSLPNLTDKDLPTVLAPHKSFDSGHIYPHERSTSERDLFDQHQSLLSSSSTPLEDKTFVSSFTKPVEKQFPGKQCSYPLLQPVDKQRFSPFAQPANKQRAPSHSQFVNKQGPSSHLQSVDKQRASSHSQSLDKQRSSSHTQSVDKQRPSSLSQPLDKQCIASFSQPVYEQLFFSPSQPIDKQSPCSYVQPLNDQGSYSFTKSTEGQGFSLFTQFEEHCPLFLQAADKRPVLYSQSGGNQSLSTTRTTENQINSSFLERTGSKRPSSNNRSWSNENLETLTAMPVSPHSNEFDDIETSTDSLDTGSLSQSSSKEVKSILKRNGNSFVSVSSFDDTCLPQSEENKESRKKKQVKFKADDNDVVILEHICPVLEWCHDDVGDEDIKEPLDVGVTQENHNYHNNKLKVDDHFASGFQSVGEILSSSCLGSTAGQRLGAENSREALVKTDKRQLTTQEDVSCKGKIKLQCVVIRKGILLKLGQRSTKVHHQKATHI; encoded by the exons ATGACAGACCGAAATAATCACGTGCACTACAACACAGTGCAGAATTATCCACTGTCTTTTAAAGCATCAGAAAAACCAAACAACAGTGGCAGTCTTAAAAGACGTCTAAACATTTTCTCgc CACCTATTACTCCGGACTATGTAGGAAAGTCTAGAGCCAGTAAATCTAGTTATCCATTTCAGGACGTTAAATTTGCTTCCGTTAAAAATGTCAGAACGAGACCACGTGTTGTGGTTTATCCTTGGGAGACCTATATTAACATTCAAGAGCCAATTCACGAAAATGGCTTGGAAGAGAAAGTTCCTCCAACAGCCTCTGCTTCTGGTCTAGCTCATTGTAAGTGTGGCTTAGCTATTCGTAGTAGTACCTGCAGCAGAGGATCCCGGTACTCTTGTAGATGCTGGTCTCCACATGCTTCCCAAAATACATTTCAAGAACCTCAGGTGTTTCCTAGAAGGAAATCCATTTTACCAGAAAAGGTTGATCTTTATGCTGTGTCCGAGGAAAACTGTGACAACGAGAAACACGGAAATGGTTTACATTCACGTCATGGTAAAGTAAGCGGATCAAGGAAATCAAAGCAAGATAACCATCCGAAACCATCACCACATGTTAGTTTCATCAAAACTATTGACAGAAAGGGTCCTTTCAATTCCGTATCGTCAAGAAAGTCCATCTTAGAATGTGATGTAACTGCTTACGATCTCGTTAAAGAATATATGGGTTCATTGTCTACGCCTGAAATTGATAGCGACACGGACGATGATTTAAGTGATAATGCAATTGAATTGAAAACGAGCAAGAAACATGATACAGAAAGACGTATCAGAGAAAATCGA GACCGGAAGATTGTAGAACATATTCAGGGTCAACAGAATGTTTTTTACCCCTTCCTCCCTCAACCGAGTACCAGAAGCAGCTCCAGTTTTGCAGATTCTAATTACAACAGCTGGAGCGATCGCTGCACTCCTGAGAGCAGTTCTTCTTCTATTCCAGATCCAGATTACGAGAATGACAAACACTCAAATGAGGTTTCTTATTTGACCAATCGTTTGAAAAATTTCAAAGTATCCTATCTATCGCCATTGGCACAAAAATTCCGCGAAAAGCCGTATGTGGAGAAAAATACATTTCAGGAAAACATACATATTTTCCCGTCTTCTTCACTGCCAAACTTAACGGACAAAGATTTGCCTACTGTTCTTGCTCCCCACAAATCATTTGACTCGGGACATATATATCCCCACGAACGATCGACTTCAGAAAGAGATTTATTTGATCAACATCAGAGCCTCTTGTCTTCATCTTCAACCCCTTTAGAAGACAAAACATTTGTGTCTTCATTTACAAAACCTGTTGAGAAACAGTTCCCAGGGAAACAGTGCTCTTACCCACTTTTACAACCTGTGGACAAACAACGGTTCTCTCCATTTGCACAGCCTGCAAACAAACAACGTGCTCCCTCGCATTCACAATTTGTAAACAAACAAGGTCCTTCCTCTCATTTACAATCTGTAGACAAACAACGTGCTTCTTCGCATTCACAATCTCTAGACAAACAACGTTCTTCCTCTCATACACAATCTGTAGACAAACAACGACCTTCGTCGCTTTCACAACCTTTAGACAAACAATGTATTGCCTCGTTTTCACAACCTGTATATGAACAACTTTTCTTCTCACCTTCACAACCTATAGACAAACAATCCCCATGCTCGTATGTGCAGCCTTTAAATGATCAAGGTTCATATTCATTTACAAAATCGACAGAAGGCCAAGGATTTTCTTTGTTTACACAATTTGAAGAACACTGCCCATTGTTCTTACAGGCTGCTGATAAAAGACCTGTGTTGTATTCGCAATCAGGGGGAAACCAGAGTCTATCAACCACAAGAACTACAGAAAACCAAATCAATTCTTCATTTTTAGAACGCACAGGAAGTAAACGTCCCAGTTCTAATAACAGGTCCTGGAGCAATGAAAACCTCGAAACGCTAACGGCTATGCCTGTCTCTCCTCACAGTAATGAGTTTGACGATATTGAAACAAGCACGGATTCATTAGACACTGGCTCCTTGAGTCAGAGCTCTTCTAAGGAGGTTAAGTCGATTTTGAAAAGAAATGGAAATTCGTTTGTCAGCGTAAGTTCTTTTGACGACACGTGCTTACCGCAATCCGAGGAAAATAAGGagtcaagaaagaaaaaacaagtgAAATTCAAAGCCGATGATAACGATGTTGTAATTCTTGAGCACATTTGTCCAGTGTTGGAATGGTGTCATGATGACGTTGGAGACGAGGATATAAAAGAGCCTTTGGATGTAGGAGTAACACAAGAAAACCACAACTAccataacaataaactgaaagtTGATGACCATTTTGCTTCTGGATTTCAAAGCGTGGGTGAAATTCTTTCCTCCAGTTGTTTGGGGTCAACCGCTGGACAAAGACTCGGAGCAGAAAATTCTCGAGAAGCGCTCGTTAAAACTGATAAAAGACAACTCACAACACAAGAAGATGTTTCTtgcaaaggaaaaataaaacttcaatgtGTAGTCATTCGCAAAGGAATTTTACTGAAGTTAGGACAGAGAAGTACGAAAGTCCACCACCAGAAGGCGACACATATTTAA